The following are encoded in a window of Roseimaritima ulvae genomic DNA:
- a CDS encoding DUF2585 family protein produces the protein MQDPPTQPYQATRRDALQPALVLFAIAAVMTACLWAMGRVWWCEVGDVVPWSWDVWSPHNSQHLIDPYSLSHLEHGLALFLMLHLVAKRWLTQRQMIYIVAIVEAVWEIAENTPWMIERYRTATISLDYFGDSILNSLGDLVMCLIGVQIARKSSWWITVGLLVTLELVSVLWIRDSLLLNILMLTAPSDAIRTWQAGD, from the coding sequence ATGCAAGACCCACCAACCCAACCGTATCAAGCGACGCGGCGCGACGCATTGCAACCGGCGCTTGTGCTGTTTGCAATCGCAGCCGTGATGACCGCTTGCTTATGGGCGATGGGCCGCGTGTGGTGGTGCGAAGTCGGAGACGTGGTGCCGTGGTCGTGGGATGTGTGGAGCCCCCACAACTCACAACACCTGATCGACCCCTATTCACTGTCGCATCTCGAACACGGACTGGCCCTGTTTCTGATGCTTCACTTGGTCGCCAAACGTTGGCTTACGCAACGGCAGATGATCTATATCGTGGCGATCGTCGAAGCGGTTTGGGAAATCGCTGAAAACACGCCCTGGATGATCGAACGCTACCGCACGGCAACCATCTCGCTGGACTATTTCGGCGACAGCATCCTCAATTCGCTCGGCGACCTCGTGATGTGCTTGATCGGCGTCCAAATCGCGCGCAAATCGTCGTGGTGGATCACCGTGGGACTGCTGGTGACGTTAGAACTCGTCAGCGTGCTCTGGATTCGCGATAGCCTGCTGTTGAACATCCTGATGCTAACCGCCCCCAGCGACGCGATCCGCACTTGGCAGGCGGGCGATTAA
- a CDS encoding site-2 protease family protein, with amino-acid sequence MLLQEPARSPYDVEFRLGDFPVRIAWTFWLMAAIFGYNIAVSIDTIFLRAYELWSPGVAMLLLVWAVCIFVSILVHELGHAVAFRMCGIHSTIVLYHFGGLAIPVASGQIGRSPSRLSSKENLMIAAAGPFAQLVLAAVVVLGVRLAGYEILLLPWMIRWVPGAVGGEPILNIGTFAMVNCLVWPSVMWAVLNLVPVWPLDGGRIARELFALGGGTLRQSLIVSLIAAALLAAWGLANQQVFLGILFASLAFGNWEMLQSLGNWRRY; translated from the coding sequence ATGTTGCTTCAAGAACCCGCTCGTTCTCCCTATGACGTGGAGTTTCGTCTAGGCGATTTTCCGGTCCGAATCGCATGGACGTTTTGGTTGATGGCGGCCATCTTTGGGTACAACATTGCGGTCAGTATCGACACGATCTTTCTGCGCGCCTACGAGCTCTGGTCGCCCGGTGTGGCGATGCTGTTATTGGTCTGGGCGGTCTGCATTTTTGTCTCGATATTGGTGCATGAGTTAGGCCACGCGGTGGCCTTTCGGATGTGTGGCATTCACAGCACGATCGTGCTGTATCACTTTGGTGGCTTGGCCATTCCGGTGGCCTCCGGTCAGATCGGGCGTTCGCCTTCGCGGCTTTCGAGTAAGGAAAACCTTATGATTGCCGCCGCCGGCCCCTTTGCGCAGCTGGTCTTGGCGGCGGTGGTGGTGCTGGGGGTTCGGCTGGCCGGCTATGAAATCTTGTTGCTCCCGTGGATGATTCGGTGGGTGCCAGGGGCGGTCGGTGGCGAGCCGATTTTGAACATCGGAACCTTTGCCATGGTCAACTGTTTGGTCTGGCCGAGCGTGATGTGGGCGGTCTTGAATCTGGTTCCGGTATGGCCCTTGGACGGTGGTCGTATCGCGCGCGAATTGTTCGCTTTGGGTGGCGGTACGTTGCGACAGTCGTTGATCGTTTCGTTGATCGCCGCGGCCCTGTTAGCGGCCTGGGGTTTGGCTAACCAACAAGTCTTCTTGGGCATCTTGTTTGCGTCGTTAGCGTTTGGCAATTGGGAGATGCTGCAGTCGTTGGGTAACTGGCGACGGTACTGA
- a CDS encoding ATP-dependent Clp protease ATP-binding subunit → MYERFTDRARKVMQLANQEAQRFNHEYIGTEHILLGLVKEGSGVAANVLKNLEVDLRKIRLEVEKLVQSGPEMVTVGKLPQTPRAKKVIEYSMEEARNLNHTYVGTEHILLGLLREQEGVAAQVLMNLGLKLEDVREEVLNLLGHGLEGSEVGERGGRSGESESSSSSGKSSKSKTPALDSFGRDLTELAKKGELDPVIGRQREIERAIQILCRRTKNNPVLLGEAGVGKTAIVEGFAQRVIAGEVPEILADKRIVVLDLAMMVAGTKYRGQFEERIKAVMTEVRRAKNTILFIDELHTLVGAGGAEGAIDAANVLKPALARGEIQCIGATTLDEYRKYIEKDNALARRFQEIIIEPTGTDETIEILKGLRERYEEHHRVQITDDAVVAAVEMSERYITARCLPDKAIDVIDEAGARIRLRTMTRPPDLKEIDVEVETLNKDKEDAVANQDFEKAAKLRDQAEKLRRKKEQITREWREKSQQTDGVVDEEVIAEVVSKMTGIPLTRLSTEDSLRLMQMEEELHKRVVSQDAAVTAISKAVRRSRSGLKDPKRPTGSFIFAGPTGVGKTLLAKALAEYMFGDADALVHIDMSEYMEKHNVSRLIGAPPGFVGYEEGGQLTEKIRRRPYAVVLFDEIEKAHPDVFNTLLQVMEEGRLTDSFGRNVDFRNTILIMTTNAGAEAIKNESAFGFQRPEDDASYESMKSRVMDQIQRVFRPEFLNRLDDTIIFRHLTGEDLKKVIDFELVKVRERLQDRGFALELTDAAKEFLIKKGSDLDYGARPLRRAIEQRIEDPLAEELLRGTFEGKDTLVVDVFKNDDGKVTRLNFEGETRGNAGSDEPVPAGTGSDDAGEEQGS, encoded by the coding sequence ATGTATGAACGATTTACCGACCGCGCCCGCAAGGTGATGCAACTTGCTAACCAAGAGGCTCAGCGGTTCAACCACGAATACATCGGGACCGAGCACATCCTGCTGGGCTTGGTGAAAGAAGGCAGTGGAGTTGCCGCCAACGTCCTGAAAAATCTCGAAGTCGATCTTCGCAAGATCCGCTTGGAGGTGGAGAAGTTGGTGCAGAGCGGTCCTGAAATGGTGACCGTCGGCAAACTGCCTCAAACCCCACGAGCCAAGAAGGTCATCGAGTACTCGATGGAAGAAGCTCGTAACCTGAATCACACCTACGTCGGCACCGAGCACATTTTGTTGGGCTTGTTGCGCGAGCAGGAAGGCGTCGCCGCTCAGGTATTGATGAACCTGGGCTTGAAGCTGGAAGACGTCCGCGAAGAAGTGCTGAACCTGCTGGGCCATGGCTTGGAAGGTTCCGAAGTCGGCGAGCGTGGCGGCCGCAGCGGCGAGAGCGAAAGTTCCAGCTCCTCGGGCAAGAGCAGCAAGAGCAAGACGCCGGCCTTGGACAGTTTCGGCCGCGACTTGACCGAGTTGGCCAAGAAGGGCGAGCTGGACCCGGTCATCGGCCGTCAGCGTGAGATCGAACGAGCGATTCAGATTCTCTGCCGCCGAACCAAAAACAACCCCGTGCTGCTGGGCGAAGCGGGCGTGGGCAAGACGGCCATCGTCGAAGGTTTTGCTCAGCGCGTGATCGCTGGCGAAGTTCCCGAGATCTTGGCCGACAAACGCATCGTCGTCTTGGACTTGGCGATGATGGTCGCCGGTACCAAGTATCGCGGTCAGTTCGAAGAACGCATCAAGGCCGTGATGACCGAAGTGCGTCGCGCCAAGAACACGATTCTGTTCATCGACGAATTGCACACCCTGGTCGGTGCCGGTGGTGCGGAAGGCGCCATCGACGCGGCCAACGTGCTCAAGCCCGCTCTGGCGCGTGGCGAAATCCAGTGCATCGGTGCGACCACGCTGGACGAGTACCGCAAGTACATCGAAAAGGACAACGCTCTGGCGCGTCGTTTCCAAGAGATCATCATCGAGCCTACCGGGACTGATGAAACGATCGAAATCCTCAAAGGACTCCGCGAACGCTACGAAGAGCATCACCGTGTGCAGATCACCGACGATGCCGTGGTCGCGGCGGTGGAGATGAGCGAACGCTACATCACCGCGCGTTGCCTGCCGGACAAGGCCATCGACGTGATCGACGAGGCCGGTGCTCGGATTCGTCTGCGGACCATGACCCGTCCGCCGGATTTGAAGGAAATCGACGTCGAAGTCGAAACCTTGAACAAGGACAAAGAAGACGCGGTCGCCAATCAAGACTTTGAGAAAGCCGCCAAGCTGCGTGATCAGGCTGAAAAGCTGCGCCGTAAGAAGGAGCAGATCACTCGCGAATGGCGTGAGAAGAGTCAGCAGACCGACGGCGTGGTCGACGAAGAAGTGATCGCCGAAGTGGTCAGCAAGATGACCGGCATTCCGCTGACGCGTCTGTCCACCGAAGATTCCTTGCGTTTGATGCAGATGGAAGAGGAATTGCACAAACGCGTCGTCAGCCAAGACGCCGCCGTGACGGCGATCTCCAAAGCCGTGCGTCGTAGCCGTAGCGGATTGAAAGACCCTAAACGTCCGACCGGTTCGTTTATCTTTGCCGGACCGACCGGTGTGGGTAAAACGTTGTTGGCCAAAGCTTTGGCGGAATACATGTTTGGCGATGCCGATGCCCTGGTGCATATCGACATGAGCGAATACATGGAGAAGCACAACGTCAGCCGTCTGATCGGGGCGCCTCCCGGATTTGTGGGCTACGAAGAAGGCGGTCAGCTGACCGAAAAGATCCGCCGTCGTCCCTACGCCGTGGTGCTGTTCGACGAAATCGAAAAAGCTCACCCCGACGTGTTCAACACGCTGTTGCAGGTGATGGAAGAAGGCCGTTTGACCGATTCCTTCGGTCGTAACGTCGACTTCCGCAACACGATCTTGATCATGACCACCAATGCCGGTGCGGAAGCGATCAAGAACGAGTCGGCGTTTGGTTTCCAGCGTCCCGAAGACGACGCCAGTTACGAATCGATGAAGTCCCGTGTGATGGATCAGATTCAACGCGTCTTCCGGCCTGAATTCCTGAACCGTCTGGACGATACGATTATCTTCCGTCACCTGACCGGCGAAGATTTGAAGAAGGTCATCGATTTCGAACTGGTCAAGGTTCGCGAACGCTTGCAAGATCGTGGCTTCGCATTGGAATTGACCGATGCCGCCAAAGAATTCTTGATCAAGAAAGGCAGCGACCTGGACTACGGTGCTCGCCCCTTGCGTCGTGCCATCGAGCAGCGGATCGAAGACCCCTTGGCCGAAGAACTGCTGCGAGGCACCTTCGAAGGCAAGGACACGCTGGTTGTCGATGTGTTCAAGAACGACGACGGCAAGGTAACGCGATTGAACTTCGAAGGCGAAACGCGTGGCAACGCCGGGTCCGACGAGCCCGTGCCGGCCGGCACCGGCAGCGACGACGCCGGAGAAGAGCAGGGCAGCTAA
- a CDS encoding tetratricopeptide repeat protein, whose protein sequence is MEASGKHYLTCLWPGLPEMWFRGQLAALPAALTFAFAVNFLLVARFIYPEWLAPLLVRLACWAAVGVWIYCVTKSLQRLPEVVSPRSASDQPDRFAEAHIQYLRGHWVEAEALLSDCLEIESRDPPALLLLAGVYRHTNRLAAAANLLDQLERLERGDFWWLELQDERKRLKRFEAAAESNAADADDTDNAGDTPAAVDAAEPQDLGSAAEARSESGGGCETTVEPETTAVPETTSASDVASNSQASQESSGEELRTAVRGERTMQEAEADGPLRETSVPAADSLSAAATDQAFAAELAEDWPASEDSSPYRTV, encoded by the coding sequence ATGGAAGCTTCTGGCAAGCATTACCTGACCTGTCTGTGGCCCGGACTGCCCGAAATGTGGTTTCGTGGCCAGCTGGCTGCCCTGCCGGCTGCTCTGACGTTTGCTTTTGCGGTCAATTTCCTGTTGGTCGCTCGCTTTATCTATCCCGAATGGCTGGCTCCGCTGCTGGTCAGGCTGGCTTGCTGGGCCGCGGTGGGAGTGTGGATCTACTGCGTGACCAAATCGCTGCAGCGGCTGCCGGAAGTCGTCAGCCCGCGCAGTGCTAGCGACCAACCCGATCGCTTCGCCGAGGCCCACATCCAGTACCTCCGCGGCCATTGGGTGGAAGCCGAGGCGTTATTGAGCGACTGCCTGGAAATTGAATCGCGGGATCCACCGGCGTTGCTGCTGTTAGCCGGCGTATATCGCCACACCAACCGGCTGGCCGCCGCCGCTAACCTGCTGGACCAATTGGAACGGCTCGAACGCGGCGATTTCTGGTGGCTGGAGCTGCAGGACGAACGCAAGCGGTTAAAACGATTTGAAGCGGCTGCAGAGTCCAACGCGGCTGACGCGGACGACACTGACAACGCAGGCGATACGCCCGCCGCCGTCGATGCGGCCGAGCCGCAGGATTTGGGCAGCGCGGCGGAGGCGAGGAGCGAAAGTGGTGGTGGATGTGAAACCACCGTTGAGCCCGAAACCACCGCTGTGCCCGAAACGACCAGCGCATCCGATGTTGCTAGCAATTCACAGGCCTCGCAGGAGTCGTCTGGGGAGGAATTGCGTACAGCGGTCCGGGGTGAGCGGACGATGCAAGAGGCGGAGGCCGATGGGCCCTTGCGGGAAACGTCCGTCCCGGCGGCCGATTCGCTTAGTGCGGCGGCGACCGATCAGGCGTTTGCTGCCGAATTGGCAGAAGATTGGCCGGCCTCCGAGGACTCGTCTCCTTACCGAACCGTCTAA